The Streptomyces xanthii genome has a segment encoding these proteins:
- a CDS encoding phosphopantetheine-binding protein codes for MTAPVAADPATVRSVLVEVIAEILPDVPAQEVLDERSLADLGADSVDRVEIITTLCHRLGSRERVSRFAEIRDIGGLIAHLSGQGGAR; via the coding sequence ATGACCGCGCCCGTCGCCGCCGATCCGGCGACCGTCCGATCCGTCCTGGTGGAGGTCATCGCCGAGATCCTGCCGGACGTGCCCGCCCAGGAGGTCCTGGACGAGCGCAGCCTGGCGGACCTGGGCGCGGACTCGGTCGACCGCGTCGAGATCATCACGACGCTCTGCCACCGGCTCGGCAGCCGCGAGCGGGTCTCCAGGTTCGCCGAGATCCGCGACATCGGAGGCCTCATCGCCCATCTGTCCGGCCAGGGAGGCGCGCGATGA
- a CDS encoding nucleotide disphospho-sugar-binding domain-containing protein, with translation MRILFTAFPATAHVHPLVPLAWALQNAGHEVRVAIHPDTVHLVTEAGLPAVPLGSRETLADAAKWNDNFEMLSQLSDALFLDTGNAPQWERQWQGLCGMLGTFTPMLDDLVDFCRGWQPDLVVWDPFCVAAGVAARVTGAAHARFLWGQDNIGWLRAKSLEAGAGQDGTPDPVDALMAPMLERYGLEYSEDLLLGQFTVDTMPQALQLPLPVDYAPIRRVSYNGNTVAPAWVHQRPEKPRVLLTLGMGGRGRQLFDAAGISFPQVVEALAELDVEVVATLHKAMLDTVTSVPDNVRLTEYVPLAQVLPSCSAVIHHGGGGTFAAAAAAAVPQLIVPMSLWGEAITARFMADRGAGTVVEAEDLDTALLTEQVTRLLEDPAFRTGAQALRAEINQAPGPAEFVSVLETLTTKHRP, from the coding sequence ATGCGCATCTTGTTCACCGCATTCCCGGCCACGGCACACGTCCATCCGCTCGTTCCGCTCGCCTGGGCGCTGCAGAACGCGGGCCACGAGGTCCGGGTGGCCATCCACCCCGACACCGTGCACCTGGTCACCGAGGCGGGACTGCCGGCGGTGCCGCTCGGTTCCCGCGAGACGCTCGCCGACGCGGCGAAGTGGAACGACAACTTCGAGATGCTCTCCCAGCTGAGCGACGCCCTGTTCCTGGACACCGGCAACGCCCCGCAGTGGGAGCGCCAGTGGCAGGGCCTGTGCGGCATGCTGGGCACGTTCACGCCGATGCTGGACGACCTCGTGGACTTCTGCCGCGGATGGCAGCCCGACCTCGTGGTGTGGGACCCGTTCTGCGTGGCGGCGGGCGTCGCCGCACGCGTCACCGGCGCCGCCCACGCCCGCTTCCTGTGGGGCCAGGACAACATCGGCTGGCTGCGCGCCAAGTCCCTGGAGGCGGGCGCCGGCCAGGACGGCACCCCGGACCCGGTGGACGCGCTGATGGCCCCGATGCTGGAGCGCTACGGGCTGGAGTACTCCGAGGACCTGCTGCTCGGCCAGTTCACCGTCGACACCATGCCGCAGGCCCTGCAACTGCCGCTGCCCGTGGACTACGCCCCGATCCGCCGGGTGTCCTACAACGGCAACACGGTGGCCCCGGCGTGGGTGCACCAGCGCCCCGAGAAGCCGCGCGTCCTGCTCACGCTCGGCATGGGCGGCCGCGGCCGCCAGCTCTTCGACGCGGCCGGGATCTCCTTCCCGCAGGTCGTGGAGGCGCTGGCCGAACTGGACGTCGAGGTGGTCGCCACCCTGCACAAGGCGATGCTGGACACCGTCACGTCCGTCCCCGACAACGTCCGGCTGACGGAGTACGTGCCGCTGGCGCAGGTGCTGCCGAGCTGCTCGGCCGTCATCCACCACGGCGGCGGCGGCACGTTCGCGGCGGCCGCGGCGGCCGCCGTCCCTCAGCTGATCGTGCCGATGTCGCTGTGGGGCGAGGCGATCACGGCCCGCTTCATGGCCGACCGGGGCGCCGGAACGGTCGTCGAGGCCGAGGACCTCGACACCGCGCTGCTGACCGAGCAGGTCACGCGGCTGCTGGAGGATCCCGCGTTCCGTACGGGAGCACAGGCACTGCGCGCAGAGATCAACCAGGCGCCGGGGCCTGCCGAGTTCGTCTCCGTGCTGGAGACGCTGACCACCAAGCACCGCCCGTGA
- a CDS encoding glycosyltransferase, with amino-acid sequence MRMLFLAGGSPATVFALVPLATAARNGGHEVLVAATADMAGVITAAGLPAASVTPLAMRDFMLAGRDGSPLSLPDDPGERMRFGGRGFGRLAAGSLPALRELGRGWRPDVVVGGALAFGAALLAGELKVPYVRHAWDMGEPLAMELGAADELAPELARSGLTELPAADLWIDICPPSVADPAAPSGLTMRFVPCGLQRELEPWMYTRGERRRVCVTAGSRVSKEYEFDHLDALVGKVSGPDVEVLVAAPEEAAAALRERHPGVRAGWLPLDTVLHTCDLLLHAGGGQTALTAVRAGVPQMVVPNMPKLWGPNRRLADHGVARLPQAGEDGPGDVARVCREMLATPSYARRAAELAAELAALPGPAEVLPAVEALARG; translated from the coding sequence ATGCGGATGCTCTTCCTCGCCGGGGGCAGCCCGGCGACGGTGTTCGCCCTCGTCCCGCTGGCCACGGCGGCGCGCAACGGCGGGCACGAGGTCCTGGTGGCCGCCACGGCGGACATGGCGGGGGTGATCACCGCGGCGGGGCTCCCGGCCGCGTCCGTCACGCCGTTGGCGATGCGTGACTTCATGCTCGCCGGCCGCGACGGCTCCCCGCTGTCGCTGCCCGACGATCCCGGGGAGCGGATGCGGTTCGGGGGGCGCGGGTTCGGCCGGCTGGCCGCCGGGAGTCTTCCGGCGCTGCGCGAGCTGGGCCGGGGCTGGCGCCCCGACGTGGTCGTCGGCGGCGCGCTGGCCTTCGGTGCGGCGCTGCTGGCCGGCGAGCTGAAGGTCCCGTACGTCCGGCACGCCTGGGACATGGGTGAGCCGCTCGCCATGGAGCTCGGGGCCGCCGACGAACTGGCCCCGGAGCTGGCGCGGTCCGGTCTGACGGAGCTGCCCGCGGCGGACCTGTGGATCGACATCTGCCCGCCCTCCGTCGCGGATCCCGCGGCCCCGTCCGGGCTGACCATGCGGTTCGTGCCGTGCGGGCTCCAGCGGGAGCTGGAGCCGTGGATGTACACGCGCGGGGAGCGGCGCCGGGTGTGTGTCACGGCGGGCAGCCGGGTCAGCAAGGAGTACGAGTTCGACCACCTGGACGCGCTGGTCGGGAAGGTCAGCGGTCCGGACGTGGAGGTCCTCGTCGCGGCTCCGGAGGAGGCGGCGGCCGCTCTGCGTGAGCGGCACCCGGGGGTGCGGGCGGGCTGGCTGCCGCTCGACACGGTGCTGCACACCTGCGATCTGCTGCTGCACGCGGGCGGCGGGCAGACGGCGCTGACGGCCGTGCGGGCCGGCGTTCCGCAGATGGTCGTGCCCAACATGCCGAAGCTGTGGGGCCCCAACCGGCGTCTCGCCGACCACGGTGTGGCCCGCCTGCCTCAGGCCGGCGAGGACGGTCCCGGTGACGTCGCCCGTGTCTGCCGGGAGATGCTCGCCACCCCGTCGTACGCGCGGCGGGCGGCGGAACTCGCCGCGGAGCTGGCCGCGCTGCCGGGCCCGGCGGAGGTCCTTCCCGCTGTGGAGGCGCTGGCGCGCGGCTGA
- a CDS encoding NHL repeat-containing protein yields the protein MQNRLSRRRLLGLGAAAGGAAVLAATPAGAWAAARPLDAGWPTRIELPVGFHPGGVATDGRAPYAYYGSLFGGDVYRVDLTTGQGKYISPDLGEGNAAAGIRLDCHGRLFVSGAYGGQIRVLDVTTGQTLASYRMTLLGATIADVALTAGAAWFTDAFHPVLYKLPLGPTGELPTAEQVVTVPLSGDWVQGGDGEVTTLGISPTPDGRGLLLAHVLDGGALMRVDPATGVAQRIPMGGATIPSANGIRLDGTRLYVAQSDAVGVLQLNTEGTRAAPLTRITDPDFDWPSAVAVHGDRLYVSNFGPRTPTSTTPYHSTAVPLVRRFTTHSTEERA from the coding sequence ATGCAGAACAGACTGTCCCGGCGCCGTCTGCTGGGACTCGGTGCCGCGGCGGGCGGCGCCGCGGTGCTCGCCGCGACGCCTGCGGGCGCATGGGCGGCGGCGCGCCCGCTGGACGCGGGCTGGCCGACGAGGATCGAGCTTCCGGTCGGCTTCCACCCGGGCGGTGTCGCCACCGACGGCCGCGCCCCGTACGCGTACTACGGATCGCTGTTCGGCGGCGACGTCTACCGGGTGGACCTGACCACCGGCCAGGGCAAGTACATCTCTCCCGACCTGGGCGAGGGCAACGCCGCCGCCGGGATCCGGCTCGACTGCCACGGCCGGCTGTTCGTCAGCGGAGCCTACGGCGGCCAGATCCGCGTGCTCGACGTCACCACCGGACAGACGCTGGCCTCGTACCGGATGACGCTGCTCGGCGCGACGATCGCCGACGTCGCCCTGACCGCGGGCGCCGCGTGGTTCACCGATGCCTTCCACCCCGTCCTGTACAAGCTGCCGCTCGGCCCGACGGGCGAACTGCCCACCGCCGAGCAGGTCGTGACGGTGCCCCTGAGCGGCGACTGGGTGCAGGGCGGCGACGGCGAGGTGACCACGCTCGGCATCTCGCCCACCCCCGACGGCCGCGGGCTGCTCCTGGCCCACGTCCTCGACGGCGGCGCCCTCATGCGCGTCGACCCGGCCACCGGCGTGGCACAGCGGATACCGATGGGCGGCGCGACCATCCCCTCGGCCAACGGCATCCGCCTCGACGGCACCCGGCTGTACGTCGCCCAGTCCGACGCCGTCGGTGTGCTCCAGCTGAACACCGAGGGCACCCGCGCGGCCCCGCTCACCCGGATCACCGACCCGGACTTCGACTGGCCGTCCGCGGTGGCCGTGCACGGCGACCGGCTCTACGTGTCGAACTTCGGCCCGCGGACGCCGACCTCCACGACCCCCTACCACTCGACCGCCGTGCCCCTGGTGCGCCGGTTCACGACCCACAGCACTGAGGAGCGGGCATGA
- a CDS encoding NDP-hexose 2,3-dehydratase family protein translates to MFSDISEFHRWFEQRCAANSYKVTETPLDRLDGWSFEEGSGNLVHRSGRFFSVRGLEVTDSGRAVDSWRQPIIVQPEHGILGILVKEFDGVPHCLLQAKMEPGNKNLVQLSPTVQATKSNYTRVHGGRPVPYLEHFLVPRSGEILFDALQSEQASWFLAKRNRNMIVRTQEDVPVLDDFCWLSFEQIAELLQTDDLVNMDTRTVLSGATRLRRPAGVPGEDGFEGALAASWQPGRAALHTTAELLSWFTEAKAHCTLERRLVPLARTTGWSLRDGAVVHDEDRHFKVIGLRVEASNREVSGWSQPMIAPRSQGVVAFVARRVRGVLHLLVQARVETGALDRVEMAPTVQCQPADYAAADGSGPGTTARPPFLDLVLAAGADRIRFDAVQSEEGGRFHHARNRYLLVEAEENFPLEAPPGFVWMTVRQLMDFVRYGSHLNVEARSLLTLLGFLPQPSRTAPAAPETPFLAWPEIARTASRRG, encoded by the coding sequence ATGTTCTCCGACATATCGGAATTCCATCGCTGGTTCGAGCAACGGTGCGCGGCCAATTCCTACAAGGTCACCGAGACTCCCCTGGACCGCCTGGACGGCTGGTCCTTCGAGGAGGGGTCCGGAAATCTGGTGCACCGCAGCGGTCGCTTCTTTTCCGTCCGGGGACTGGAGGTGACGGACTCGGGACGGGCGGTCGATTCCTGGCGGCAGCCGATCATCGTGCAGCCGGAACACGGAATTCTCGGAATCCTGGTGAAGGAGTTCGACGGCGTTCCGCACTGCCTGCTCCAGGCGAAGATGGAGCCGGGAAACAAGAACCTGGTGCAGCTGTCGCCGACGGTCCAGGCGACGAAGAGCAACTACACGCGGGTGCACGGCGGCCGGCCCGTTCCGTATCTGGAGCACTTTCTCGTGCCGCGCAGCGGTGAGATCCTCTTCGACGCCCTCCAGTCGGAGCAGGCGTCCTGGTTCCTCGCCAAGCGCAACCGCAACATGATCGTGCGGACGCAGGAGGACGTCCCGGTCCTGGACGACTTCTGCTGGCTGAGTTTCGAGCAGATCGCCGAACTCCTGCAGACCGACGACCTGGTGAACATGGACACCCGTACCGTCCTGTCGGGTGCGACCCGGCTGCGCCGGCCGGCGGGCGTCCCCGGCGAGGACGGCTTCGAGGGTGCGCTCGCCGCGTCCTGGCAGCCGGGGCGCGCGGCGCTGCACACCACCGCCGAGCTGCTCAGCTGGTTCACCGAGGCGAAGGCGCACTGCACCCTCGAGCGGCGGCTCGTGCCGCTGGCGCGGACGACGGGCTGGTCGCTGCGCGACGGTGCCGTCGTCCATGACGAGGACCGGCACTTCAAGGTGATCGGCCTGCGGGTGGAGGCGTCGAACCGCGAGGTCTCCGGCTGGTCGCAGCCCATGATCGCGCCGCGCAGCCAGGGCGTCGTCGCGTTCGTCGCCCGACGGGTCAGGGGGGTGCTGCACCTGCTGGTGCAGGCACGCGTCGAGACCGGGGCGCTGGACCGCGTCGAGATGGCGCCCACCGTGCAGTGCCAGCCCGCCGACTACGCCGCCGCCGACGGCTCGGGGCCGGGGACGACCGCGCGCCCCCCGTTCCTGGACCTCGTCCTGGCCGCCGGTGCGGACCGGATCCGCTTCGACGCCGTCCAGTCCGAGGAGGGCGGCCGCTTCCACCACGCCCGCAACCGCTACCTGCTGGTCGAGGCCGAGGAGAACTTCCCGCTCGAAGCTCCCCCGGGGTTCGTGTGGATGACGGTGCGGCAGCTGATGGACTTCGTGCGGTACGGCAGCCACCTCAATGTCGAAGCGCGCAGCCTGCTCACCCTGCTCGGGTTCCTGCCCCAGCCCTCGAGGACAGCTCCAGCGGCTCCCGAGACGCCTTTCCTAGCCTGGCCCGAGATTGCTCGCACAGCGAGTCGAAGAGGTTGA
- a CDS encoding SDR family NAD(P)-dependent oxidoreductase has product MSETPKDQRAALVTGGTSGIGLEIVRRLASAGTPVHLCGRTTETVASTVKELVEEGLPVTGSVCDVRDHEQIRELVRTVVEQHGPIRILVNNAGRSGGGPTVKITDELWADVIETNLTSVFRVTKEVLTAGGMEEAGHGRIINIASTGGKQGVVLAAPYSASKHGVVGFSKALGLELARTGITVNAVCPGFVETPMAQRVREGYADAWGITQEEAFDRITTRVPNGRYVTVREVAAMVEYLVGDDAAAVTAQALNVCGGLGNY; this is encoded by the coding sequence ATGAGCGAGACCCCGAAGGACCAGCGGGCAGCCCTGGTGACGGGCGGCACCAGCGGCATAGGCCTGGAGATCGTGCGGCGGCTCGCCTCCGCCGGCACCCCGGTGCACCTGTGCGGCCGCACCACGGAAACCGTCGCCTCCACCGTCAAGGAACTGGTCGAGGAGGGCCTGCCGGTCACCGGCTCGGTCTGCGACGTCCGCGACCACGAGCAGATCCGCGAACTGGTGCGCACCGTCGTCGAGCAGCACGGCCCGATCCGCATCCTCGTCAACAACGCCGGCCGCAGCGGCGGCGGCCCCACCGTAAAGATCACCGACGAGCTGTGGGCCGACGTCATCGAGACCAACCTGACCAGCGTCTTCCGGGTCACCAAAGAGGTGCTGACGGCGGGCGGCATGGAGGAGGCCGGCCACGGCCGGATCATCAACATCGCCTCGACCGGCGGCAAGCAGGGCGTGGTCCTCGCCGCCCCGTACTCGGCCTCCAAGCACGGCGTCGTCGGCTTCTCCAAGGCCCTCGGCCTCGAGCTCGCCCGCACGGGCATCACCGTCAACGCGGTCTGCCCCGGCTTCGTCGAGACGCCCATGGCCCAGCGGGTCCGCGAGGGCTACGCGGACGCGTGGGGCATCACGCAGGAAGAGGCCTTCGACCGGATCACCACCCGGGTGCCCAACGGGCGTTACGTCACCGTCCGCGAGGTCGCCGCGATGGTCGA
- a CDS encoding LnmK family bifunctional acyltransferase/decarboxylase: MSPTGRLSDPALLDASSLTRRVTVAPGMCGAGSLFFGQLGDWTWEAVKAASGTNVYAARSADGHPTYLSFYYFRVRGSRQVHPYGIGFGDEFDVTSRVFDFGPQSVMTLHRLSRPGTFGPEEVLDPRELHEERREDCLYVENYNRWISRSHPDSNTGLVEASPAGFRHEHLPRLPQEYSPRGSCGRARKTGTFHEHGIPGHTAAQPYTTTYTLDRVRDLNGAGLMYFASYFSIVDTALLRQWRSLHRDPAAFSTRTVLDHRMGYFGNADADAELTLTVTLWRSDTVPGEEIAEVSVRESESGRLLAVCSVQQLVEES, translated from the coding sequence GTGAGCCCCACCGGCCGGCTGAGCGACCCGGCGCTCCTCGACGCGTCCTCCCTGACCCGGCGGGTCACGGTGGCACCGGGCATGTGCGGAGCCGGGTCCCTGTTCTTCGGACAGCTGGGTGACTGGACGTGGGAGGCGGTCAAGGCCGCGAGCGGCACCAACGTGTACGCGGCCCGCAGCGCCGACGGCCACCCCACCTACCTGTCCTTCTACTACTTCCGGGTGCGCGGCAGCCGTCAGGTCCATCCGTACGGCATCGGGTTCGGCGACGAGTTCGACGTCACCTCGCGGGTCTTCGACTTCGGGCCCCAGTCGGTGATGACCCTGCACCGCCTCTCCCGTCCCGGCACGTTCGGGCCGGAGGAGGTCCTCGATCCGCGGGAGCTCCACGAGGAGCGGCGCGAGGACTGCCTGTACGTGGAGAACTACAACCGCTGGATCTCCCGCTCGCACCCGGACAGCAACACGGGTCTGGTCGAGGCGTCACCCGCCGGATTCCGGCACGAGCACCTGCCGCGGCTGCCGCAGGAGTACTCGCCGCGCGGTTCCTGCGGCCGGGCCCGCAAGACGGGCACCTTCCACGAACACGGGATCCCCGGCCACACGGCCGCGCAGCCGTACACCACGACGTACACCCTGGACCGGGTGCGCGACCTCAACGGCGCCGGGCTCATGTACTTCGCGTCCTACTTCTCCATCGTCGACACGGCGCTGCTGCGCCAGTGGCGCTCCCTGCACCGGGACCCGGCCGCGTTCAGCACGCGGACCGTCCTCGACCACCGCATGGGCTACTTCGGGAACGCCGACGCCGACGCCGAGCTCACCCTGACGGTGACGCTGTGGCGCAGCGACACCGTGCCGGGCGAGGAGATCGCCGAGGTCTCGGTCCGGGAGTCCGAGAGCGGACGGCTGCTGGCCGTCTGCTCCGTCCAGCAACTGGTGGAGGAGTCATGA
- a CDS encoding nitroreductase/quinone reductase family protein: MADELEAFVADWNKPVVEEFRANGGKVGGPFEGGTLALLTTAGAKSGLPRTSPVGYLEIDGKGVVIASAGGGPKNPAWYHNLSANPLLTVEVGTEKYQARATVLEGEERESVFAKACELSPGYADYQKNTDRVLPVVVLEPEYYEDGRRARGLGQELTEIHDWLRGELAGLRRQVADFAAGKADAVTPADVPVLQQLRDNCLSFCKALEVHHGGEDQGAFPVLESTFPGLAPTLAKLREEHKVVSRLRTEIAELVTELEPGDPQGVQARLETLVEELERHFAYEEAAVVTALDALAFAPASRG; the protein is encoded by the coding sequence ATGGCCGACGAGCTGGAAGCCTTCGTCGCTGACTGGAACAAGCCCGTCGTCGAGGAGTTCCGGGCGAACGGCGGAAAGGTCGGGGGCCCCTTCGAGGGAGGCACCCTCGCTCTGCTGACCACGGCCGGCGCCAAGAGCGGCCTGCCGCGGACCAGCCCGGTCGGATACCTGGAGATCGACGGCAAGGGCGTCGTCATCGCGTCCGCCGGCGGCGGCCCGAAGAACCCCGCCTGGTACCACAACCTCAGTGCCAACCCGCTGTTGACCGTCGAGGTCGGCACGGAGAAGTACCAGGCCAGGGCGACGGTGCTGGAGGGCGAGGAGCGCGAGAGCGTCTTCGCCAAGGCCTGCGAGCTGTCCCCCGGTTACGCGGACTACCAGAAGAACACCGACCGGGTCCTGCCCGTCGTCGTGCTGGAGCCCGAGTACTACGAGGACGGGCGCCGGGCGCGCGGGCTCGGTCAGGAACTCACCGAGATCCACGACTGGCTGCGCGGCGAGCTCGCCGGACTCCGCCGCCAGGTCGCCGACTTCGCGGCCGGCAAGGCCGACGCCGTGACCCCCGCCGACGTGCCCGTGCTCCAGCAGCTGCGCGACAACTGCCTGAGCTTCTGCAAGGCGCTCGAGGTGCACCACGGGGGCGAGGACCAGGGCGCGTTCCCGGTCCTGGAGTCCACCTTCCCGGGTCTGGCGCCGACGCTGGCCAAGCTGCGCGAGGAGCACAAGGTGGTGTCGCGGCTGCGCACCGAGATCGCCGAGCTCGTGACGGAGCTGGAGCCGGGCGACCCGCAGGGTGTGCAGGCCAGGCTGGAGACGCTGGTCGAGGAGCTGGAGCGGCACTTCGCGTACGAGGAGGCCGCCGTGGTGACCGCGCTCGACGCGCTGGCGTTCGCCCCGGCCAGTCGCGGCTGA
- a CDS encoding aromatase/cyclase, whose amino-acid sequence MTGTGDRLAELTATTTASAARAYGLVSDVTRWPLLFAPCLHVELLDAGPDGDRFRMWVLSGDSVRSWTSVRQADDAALRVSFRQERPAPPLSAAAGTWRFEDVGTKEPTRITLGNAYTLTDPADTRTEAFLAQALERHNSEEVAAVRYWAERPEDLGDLLFSFTDEVEIDGPAKAVHAFLHRADLWPERLPHVTRLDLETAPANGAGEGVEQQTLEMDTLSPDGSVHTSRSVRLCFADERIVFQQTSVPRPLRAHGGVWTVVPDGDRTRVSIRHDVALDPEAVASVLGEGTTPAQARATVQELLRRNSLQTLEHAGAYAAERAAA is encoded by the coding sequence ATGACCGGCACCGGCGACCGCCTGGCGGAGCTCACCGCCACGACCACTGCCTCCGCGGCACGGGCCTACGGGCTCGTCTCCGACGTGACCCGCTGGCCCCTGCTGTTCGCTCCGTGCCTGCACGTCGAGCTGCTGGACGCCGGCCCGGACGGGGACCGGTTCCGCATGTGGGTCCTGTCGGGCGACAGCGTGCGCTCGTGGACCTCGGTCCGGCAGGCCGACGACGCCGCTCTGCGGGTCTCCTTCCGGCAGGAACGGCCGGCCCCGCCGCTGTCCGCGGCCGCCGGCACCTGGCGCTTCGAGGACGTGGGCACGAAGGAGCCCACCCGGATCACGCTCGGCAACGCCTACACGCTCACCGACCCGGCGGACACCCGGACCGAGGCCTTCCTCGCGCAGGCCCTGGAGCGGCACAACTCGGAGGAGGTGGCGGCGGTGCGGTACTGGGCCGAGCGTCCCGAGGACCTCGGCGACCTGCTGTTCTCCTTCACCGACGAGGTGGAGATCGACGGCCCGGCCAAGGCCGTCCACGCGTTCCTGCACCGGGCCGACCTGTGGCCGGAGCGTCTGCCGCACGTCACCCGGCTCGACCTCGAGACCGCCCCGGCGAACGGGGCGGGCGAGGGCGTCGAGCAGCAGACGCTGGAGATGGACACGCTCTCCCCGGACGGCTCCGTGCACACCTCCCGTTCGGTGCGGCTGTGCTTCGCCGACGAGCGCATCGTCTTCCAACAGACCTCCGTGCCCCGCCCGCTGCGCGCCCACGGCGGCGTGTGGACCGTCGTCCCCGACGGTGACCGCACCCGCGTCTCCATCCGTCACGACGTGGCGCTGGACCCCGAGGCCGTCGCGTCGGTCCTGGGCGAGGGGACCACCCCGGCCCAGGCTCGCGCGACCGTTCAGGAGCTGCTGCGCCGCAACAGCCTGCAGACTTTGGAGCACGCCGGTGCGTACGCCGCCGAGCGGGCCGCCGCGTAG
- a CDS encoding serine hydrolase domain-containing protein, which yields MTIDVTEAAGTVQGECAPAFAEVARAFAENFRDGSQTGAGVSVYHRGREVVSLWGGVADEATGRPWQRDTLAVLASPTKSVAAGALYVLLERGVVELDAPIARYWPEFAAAGKESVTLRMLLAQRTGVVALDHTPITYERLRTGRPVVEALAAARPEWEPGTAHGYHAMTFGHIVSEVVLRTTGRTVGEFLAEEIAGPLGLDCWIGLPEAELPRLATMLPSQAEFLMEGAGDGPDTSGLAELLAALGDPTSLTFRATIGSMSFDADTGNDAKRVRLENASYDGVANAPSLARYFAALIGEVDGIRLAGPGLVDEIRRVHSDGPCRTMLLPTTWGLGVMLPDGPLYPASAGPAGSFGLAGATGSFACAVPERELAFAYVPNGGSRVIDRLDPRARRVAEAVHRSAAGL from the coding sequence TTGACCATCGATGTGACCGAAGCCGCGGGGACGGTCCAGGGGGAGTGCGCACCGGCCTTCGCCGAGGTCGCGCGGGCGTTCGCGGAGAACTTCCGCGACGGCTCGCAGACCGGGGCGGGCGTGAGCGTCTACCACCGCGGACGCGAGGTCGTCTCCCTGTGGGGCGGGGTCGCCGACGAGGCCACCGGACGCCCCTGGCAGCGCGACACGCTCGCCGTGCTGGCCTCGCCGACCAAGTCGGTCGCCGCCGGCGCGCTGTACGTCCTTCTCGAGCGGGGCGTGGTGGAACTGGACGCCCCGATCGCCCGCTACTGGCCCGAGTTCGCCGCCGCGGGCAAGGAGTCGGTCACCCTGCGCATGCTGCTCGCCCAGCGGACCGGCGTGGTGGCACTGGACCACACACCGATCACCTACGAGCGGCTGCGCACCGGCCGGCCCGTCGTCGAGGCCCTGGCCGCGGCCCGCCCCGAGTGGGAACCGGGCACCGCGCACGGCTACCACGCCATGACCTTCGGCCACATCGTCAGCGAGGTCGTGCTGCGCACCACGGGCCGCACCGTCGGTGAGTTCCTCGCCGAGGAGATCGCCGGCCCGCTGGGGCTGGACTGCTGGATCGGACTGCCCGAGGCCGAACTGCCCCGGCTGGCGACCATGCTGCCGTCCCAGGCCGAGTTCCTCATGGAAGGCGCGGGCGACGGTCCGGACACGAGCGGCCTGGCCGAGCTCCTCGCCGCGCTCGGCGACCCCACGTCGCTCACCTTCCGGGCGACCATCGGCAGCATGTCCTTCGACGCCGACACCGGGAACGACGCCAAGCGGGTCCGGCTGGAGAACGCCTCGTACGACGGCGTGGCCAACGCCCCCTCCCTGGCCCGCTACTTCGCCGCGCTGATCGGCGAGGTGGACGGGATCCGGCTGGCCGGGCCCGGCCTGGTCGACGAGATCCGCCGGGTGCACTCGGACGGCCCGTGCCGCACCATGCTCCTGCCGACCACGTGGGGACTGGGCGTGATGCTGCCCGACGGCCCGCTGTACCCGGCGTCCGCCGGACCGGCCGGCTCGTTCGGGCTGGCCGGTGCGACGGGCTCCTTCGCCTGCGCCGTCCCCGAGCGCGAACTCGCCTTCGCGTACGTGCCGAACGGCGGATCGCGGGTCATCGACCGGCTCGACCCGCGCGCCCGGCGCGTGGCGGAGGCGGTCCACCGGAGCGCGGCCGGGCTCTGA
- a CDS encoding acyl carrier protein produces MTTLVSADSIRDELRPHLAGILYCEIEEIDDDATFADLGLDSVLGVELVAFVNTKYGLEEILDTVYDHPTVNQLSAYVSGRVADLVANAK; encoded by the coding sequence ATGACGACCCTGGTGAGTGCCGACTCGATCCGCGACGAACTGCGGCCGCACCTGGCCGGCATCCTCTACTGCGAGATCGAGGAGATCGACGACGACGCCACCTTCGCGGACCTCGGCCTGGACTCCGTCCTGGGCGTGGAACTGGTCGCCTTCGTCAACACCAAGTACGGCCTGGAGGAGATTCTCGACACGGTCTACGACCACCCCACGGTCAACCAGCTCAGCGCGTACGTGAGCGGCCGGGTGGCGGACCTGGTGGCGAACGCCAAGTGA